The proteins below come from a single Dinghuibacter silviterrae genomic window:
- a CDS encoding efflux RND transporter permease subunit, whose product MQISKISIQRPTLVVVLFSILTLMGLLSYSTLNYELFPKFASNVITITTVYPGAGPEEVESSVTKKIENAVAAMENVKKLTAISSDNLSVLTIQLTTAANADVSLEDAQRRVNVIISDLPTDAKTPSLNKFDLSDLPIITLSASADMEATKLYDIVNQKIQPLLSRLPGMAQVTLVGGSEREIQINVNSQKLEAYKLSLAQVRQVVTNANQEFPTGAIKTDAQNTSIRLAAKFTSIDQIRNLVITTTDDGTQVRLSDVADVQDGIKDQDQLSRVDRVDAIALQLQKQTDANAVEVSKEVKAAVAQLEQDYSAYKLKLNIANDTTTFTLDSANSVIRDLFIAVLLVAAVMLLFLHTLRNAFITMISIPASLVATFIGIKLLGYSLNLMSLLGLSLVVGILVDDAIVVLENIHRHMEMGKNKVRAAYDGVAEIGTTVMSITFVIVVVFLPISLTNEIVSQILRQFCIVVVIATGFSLLASFTIVPLLYSRMGKVEHLTGKNIFEKFIMWFERRLDAFTHWMSATLRWCLRHRIATLGIATVLLFSSFYLVGGGFIGGEFIPNGDRGQFIVALELPKDASVQQANQATMKAEAYLATKPEITSMITVVGQASADNFGQANQAVAYESQITVTLVDESKRSVGSDIYAAHVKQELAAQLTGVKVKTLPVSILGSAQAAPIQLDVLGADLDSAMAFANVALETLRKINGVTEAKLSMENGTPEVDVHFDRDKMSALGLTLDVVGATMQTAFQGTADDSKLKYRQGAYEYDINMRFGKFDRKNIADVSNLSFVNNKGQLVKLNQFATVTEGSGPSELERRDKSPSVSVRSQVIGRPSGTVTAEFAAALLKLRRPTGVTYIFAGDQENQGDAFSTLGIALLISIVLVYLIMVALYDSYVYPMVVMGSLPMALIGALLALALTNNTLNIFTIMGMIMLMGLVAKNAIILVDFTNQSKAEGHNTFDALVYANHARLRPILMTTIAMVFGMLPIALAKGGVSAVENGLAWVVIGGLVSSMFLTLIVVPVIYSLADGFMRRFHLGHPEKKKQVIQQMAEEPSGNGQAVVAVHH is encoded by the coding sequence ATGCAAATTTCAAAAATTTCGATACAGCGGCCGACGCTGGTGGTGGTGCTCTTTTCCATCCTCACGCTGATGGGCCTGCTGTCCTACTCCACACTGAACTACGAACTGTTCCCGAAGTTCGCTTCGAACGTCATCACCATTACCACGGTGTATCCCGGGGCCGGCCCCGAAGAGGTCGAGAGCTCGGTCACCAAAAAGATCGAGAACGCCGTGGCCGCTATGGAAAACGTAAAAAAACTCACGGCCATTTCAAGCGACAACCTCTCCGTGCTGACCATCCAGCTCACGACCGCGGCCAACGCCGACGTGTCCCTGGAAGACGCCCAGCGCCGGGTGAACGTCATCATCTCGGACCTGCCCACGGACGCCAAGACGCCTTCGCTCAACAAATTCGACCTGAGTGACCTCCCCATCATCACGCTGTCGGCTTCCGCCGATATGGAGGCCACCAAGCTGTATGACATCGTCAACCAGAAGATACAACCCCTGTTGTCCCGGCTCCCTGGCATGGCCCAGGTGACGCTGGTCGGTGGTTCCGAGCGCGAGATCCAGATCAACGTGAATTCCCAGAAACTGGAGGCCTATAAACTGTCCCTTGCGCAGGTGCGCCAGGTCGTGACCAACGCCAACCAGGAATTCCCCACGGGCGCCATCAAAACGGATGCACAAAACACGTCGATCCGCCTGGCCGCGAAGTTTACCAGCATCGACCAGATCCGCAACCTTGTCATCACCACCACCGATGACGGTACCCAGGTCCGTTTGTCTGATGTCGCCGACGTCCAGGACGGGATCAAAGACCAGGACCAGCTCTCCCGCGTGGACAGGGTCGACGCCATCGCCCTCCAGCTCCAGAAGCAAACCGACGCCAACGCCGTCGAGGTGTCCAAGGAAGTGAAGGCCGCCGTTGCCCAGCTCGAACAGGACTACTCGGCCTACAAACTCAAGCTCAACATCGCCAACGATACCACCACCTTTACGCTGGATTCGGCGAACTCCGTCATCCGCGACCTTTTTATCGCCGTCCTCCTCGTGGCCGCGGTGATGCTGCTGTTTCTGCACACCCTGAGGAACGCCTTTATCACGATGATCTCGATCCCGGCCTCGCTGGTTGCGACGTTTATCGGGATCAAGCTCCTGGGCTATTCGCTCAACCTCATGTCCCTGCTGGGGCTCTCGCTGGTAGTCGGGATCCTGGTGGACGACGCCATCGTGGTCCTGGAGAACATCCACCGGCACATGGAAATGGGCAAAAACAAGGTGCGCGCTGCCTACGACGGCGTCGCGGAGATCGGCACCACCGTTATGTCCATCACCTTTGTCATCGTGGTGGTGTTCCTTCCCATCTCCCTGACCAACGAAATCGTGTCCCAGATCCTGCGGCAGTTTTGTATCGTGGTCGTCATCGCCACGGGTTTCTCCCTGCTCGCGTCGTTTACGATCGTGCCCCTGTTGTACTCCCGCATGGGTAAGGTGGAACATTTGACGGGGAAAAATATTTTCGAAAAATTCATCATGTGGTTCGAGCGCCGTCTCGACGCCTTCACCCACTGGATGAGCGCCACGCTCCGCTGGTGTCTGCGCCACCGGATCGCGACCCTCGGGATCGCCACCGTGCTGCTCTTTTCCTCCTTTTACCTGGTCGGCGGCGGCTTTATCGGGGGGGAATTCATCCCCAACGGTGACCGCGGCCAGTTTATCGTCGCCCTGGAACTGCCCAAGGACGCCTCCGTCCAGCAGGCCAACCAGGCCACGATGAAAGCCGAAGCCTACTTAGCCACCAAACCGGAGATCACCTCCATGATCACCGTGGTAGGGCAGGCCAGCGCCGACAACTTCGGCCAGGCCAACCAGGCCGTGGCCTACGAGTCCCAGATCACCGTGACCCTTGTCGACGAAAGCAAACGCAGCGTCGGCTCCGACATCTATGCCGCCCACGTCAAACAGGAACTCGCCGCCCAGCTTACCGGGGTGAAGGTCAAAACCCTCCCCGTGAGCATCCTCGGTTCCGCCCAGGCCGCCCCCATCCAGCTCGACGTCCTTGGCGCCGACCTCGACAGCGCCATGGCTTTTGCCAATGTCGCCCTGGAGACCCTGCGAAAGATCAACGGTGTCACCGAAGCAAAACTGTCCATGGAAAACGGCACCCCTGAGGTCGACGTCCACTTCGACCGCGACAAGATGTCCGCATTGGGGCTGACCCTCGACGTCGTCGGTGCCACCATGCAGACTGCCTTCCAGGGAACCGCGGACGACAGCAAACTCAAATACCGTCAGGGCGCCTACGAATACGACATCAACATGCGTTTCGGGAAGTTCGACCGCAAGAACATCGCCGACGTATCCAACCTTTCTTTTGTCAACAATAAAGGACAGCTCGTCAAACTCAACCAGTTTGCCACCGTCACCGAAGGCTCCGGCCCCAGCGAACTCGAACGCCGCGACAAAAGCCCCTCCGTATCCGTCCGCAGCCAGGTCATCGGCCGTCCTTCCGGTACCGTGACCGCAGAATTTGCGGCCGCGTTGCTCAAGCTCCGCCGTCCCACCGGGGTCACCTACATCTTTGCCGGTGACCAGGAAAACCAAGGCGACGCCTTTAGCACCCTCGGGATCGCCCTGCTGATCTCCATCGTCCTCGTCTACCTCATCATGGTTGCCCTGTACGACAGCTACGTGTATCCCATGGTCGTCATGGGGTCACTCCCCATGGCCCTGATCGGCGCCCTGCTCGCCCTCGCCCTGACCAACAATACCCTCAATATCTTTACGATCATGGGTATGATCATGCTCATGGGTCTGGTCGCCAAAAACGCCATCATCCTCGTCGACTTCACCAACCAAAGCAAGGCCGAAGGCCACAATACCTTCGACGCCCTCGTCTACGCCAACCACGCCCGTCTCCGCCCCATCCTCATGACCACCATCGCCATGGTGTTCGGGATGTTGCCCATCGCCCTCGCCAAAGGCGGCGTGTCCGCGGTAGAAAACGGCCTCGCCTGGGTCGTCATCGGCGGTCTGGTCAGCTCCATGTTCCTGACGCTGATCGTCGTGCCCGTCATCTACTCGCTGGCCGACGGGTTTATGCGGCGGTTCCACCTCGGGCATCCTGAAAAGAAGAAACAAGTCATCCAGCAAATGGCGGAAGAGCCCTCCGGGAATGGGCAGGCCGTTGTTGCGGTACATCATTAA
- a CDS encoding YcxB family protein — MSFTVNAFLTRSEFIRMSVRRTYTNPVILFFSCVGVAALGLGLLQLAHLVPPFGNIYPTLFIGVYFCLAFPAFNAWLAARTYRYGTLSSQHVVYTFSEEGLRLSTATDALPWEGIVRKQRIGKYLLLFTDRVSAFILPIDGFSAEGLAFVAAHVPKGRI; from the coding sequence ATGTCCTTTACCGTCAACGCCTTTCTCACCCGCTCCGAGTTTATCCGCATGAGCGTCCGGCGCACCTACACCAACCCGGTCATCCTTTTTTTCTCCTGTGTGGGCGTGGCTGCGCTGGGCCTGGGGCTGCTCCAACTGGCGCACCTGGTTCCGCCTTTCGGGAATATATATCCCACGCTTTTTATCGGTGTCTATTTCTGTCTCGCTTTTCCGGCGTTCAATGCCTGGCTGGCCGCCCGCACCTACCGCTACGGAACCCTGAGTTCCCAACACGTCGTGTACACGTTTTCGGAGGAAGGGTTGCGGCTGAGTACCGCTACGGACGCCCTTCCCTGGGAGGGGATCGTGCGCAAGCAGCGCATTGGGAAGTACCTGTTGCTCTTTACCGACCGGGTGTCGGCTTTTATACTGCCGATAGACGGGTTTAGTGCCGAGGGGCTGGCGTTTGTTGCGGCGCATGTGCCGAAGGGGCGGATTTAG
- the rlmB gene encoding 23S rRNA (guanosine(2251)-2'-O)-methyltransferase RlmB: MRFVSQKTARPSFAKPSLVIGRKPLLEALEAGKGMDRIFMQKGVSGEGIDEIRKLAATLQVPINTVPVEKLNGFTRANHQGVVAIAALITYMDLQAVIDQTVEKGVAPLLVMLDGVTDVRNIGAIARSALCCGAQALIIPDKGVGALNEEAMKSSAGALEKIHVCRVSSLLKAVDTLHLNGIQVYTSEMNAPSRVFELDWTIPACMIMGNEETGVQPFLRKAADARFTIPMAGTFDSFNVSVAAGIILYEALKSRLYAH, translated from the coding sequence ATGCGTTTTGTTTCCCAAAAAACCGCGAGGCCCTCTTTCGCGAAGCCCTCTTTAGTGATCGGCCGCAAGCCCCTGCTTGAAGCCCTTGAAGCCGGTAAGGGCATGGACAGAATCTTTATGCAAAAGGGCGTGTCCGGCGAAGGGATCGACGAGATCCGAAAGCTCGCGGCTACCCTTCAGGTGCCTATCAATACCGTTCCGGTTGAAAAGCTCAACGGCTTTACCCGGGCAAACCACCAGGGCGTCGTCGCGATTGCCGCGCTGATCACCTACATGGACCTCCAGGCGGTCATCGACCAGACGGTGGAAAAGGGGGTGGCGCCGCTCCTGGTTATGCTCGACGGCGTCACCGACGTCCGGAACATCGGTGCCATTGCCCGGAGCGCGCTTTGCTGCGGGGCGCAGGCGCTGATCATCCCCGACAAAGGCGTGGGGGCCCTCAACGAAGAGGCCATGAAGTCCTCCGCGGGGGCCCTGGAAAAGATCCATGTATGCCGCGTGTCCAGCCTGCTGAAGGCCGTCGATACGCTGCACCTCAATGGCATCCAGGTGTACACGTCTGAAATGAACGCGCCCTCCCGTGTTTTCGAATTGGACTGGACCATCCCCGCCTGTATGATCATGGGCAACGAGGAAACCGGTGTCCAGCCCTTTTTACGCAAAGCCGCCGACGCCCGTTTCACGATCCCCATGGCCGGGACGTTTGATTCGTTCAACGTCTCCGTCGCCGCGGGGATCATACTCTACGAAGCACTGAAAAGCCGCCTATATGCACACTAA
- a CDS encoding hydroxymethylglutaryl-CoA lyase, with protein MHTKDSTAPALKNNRFVKVIECPRDAMQGWKHQIPTAVKVDYINALLRVGFDTLDFGSFVSPKAIPQMADTEAVLAGLHRPIHDTRLLAIIANRRGAEEACSHPEVGYLGYPFSVSETFQLQNTGATIAESLERVFDIHYLAKQSDKQLVVYLSMAFGNPYGDAYSKDIVYHWAQKLAHMGITSISLADTVGLASPSDIFHLTKHVVDALPEMEIGVHLHSRPGEVSEKVAAALDAGSRRIDGAIGGFGGCPMAQDELVGNLDTSDIVSYLHAHGYETHINGEALDEARAFAGTIFV; from the coding sequence ATGCACACTAAGGACAGCACCGCGCCCGCCCTCAAAAACAACCGTTTTGTAAAAGTCATCGAATGCCCCCGCGACGCCATGCAGGGCTGGAAACACCAGATCCCCACGGCCGTCAAGGTGGACTATATTAATGCCCTGTTGCGCGTCGGCTTTGACACCCTTGACTTCGGGAGCTTCGTATCCCCCAAAGCCATTCCCCAGATGGCTGACACCGAGGCCGTCCTCGCCGGGCTGCACCGACCGATCCACGACACCCGTCTGCTTGCGATCATCGCCAACCGCCGGGGGGCCGAAGAAGCCTGCAGCCACCCCGAAGTGGGTTACCTTGGGTATCCCTTCTCCGTGTCCGAGACCTTTCAACTTCAAAACACCGGCGCTACCATCGCCGAATCCCTCGAACGCGTCTTCGACATCCACTACCTCGCCAAACAGTCCGACAAACAACTCGTCGTTTACCTGTCGATGGCCTTTGGCAATCCCTACGGTGACGCCTACTCGAAGGACATCGTCTACCACTGGGCCCAAAAGCTCGCCCACATGGGGATCACCAGCATATCCCTGGCCGACACCGTAGGGTTGGCCAGTCCTTCCGATATTTTTCACCTCACCAAACACGTCGTGGACGCGCTCCCTGAAATGGAGATCGGCGTCCACCTCCACAGCCGCCCGGGCGAGGTCTCCGAAAAGGTCGCCGCCGCCCTTGACGCCGGCTCCCGCCGTATCGACGGGGCCATCGGTGGATTTGGCGGGTGTCCTATGGCGCAGGATGAGCTCGTGGGGAACCTGGATACGTCCGATATAGTTTCCTACCTGCATGCGCATGGGTACGAAACGCATATCAATGGCGAAGCCCTGGACGAGGCCAGGGCTTTCGCGGGGACGATCTTTGTGTAG
- a CDS encoding ABC-F family ATP-binding cassette domain-containing protein: MLAGLQNVTFEFGARLIVKEATWHIHPGERIGLIGYNGTGKSTLLKVLVGEYSPSKGEVIRGRGTSIGYLHQDLLSFDTSESVLRVAMGAFERVLQLEKEIEELGKILEQKEDEALLMEYSEKLHEIDTLDGYNIHHKTEEVLQGLGFNNADLERPYQTFSGGWRMRVLLAKMILQKPDLLLLDEPTNHLDLPSIEWLEKYLVHYQGSVVIISHDRYFLDRMVTKIVELYQQQLHIYSGNYSYYMEEKVLRTELQQRSFENQQDYIRQQERFIERFKAKASKAAAAQSAMKRLDKLDRIEDVKVERPDLRINFSVNQQPGKILVTLKDVSKAFGNNVILEHTDAEINRGDKIALIGANGRGKSTALRIIAGTEPFTGERVWGHNVVESFYAQHQLEALDVNQTVLAEMLHCGSQKTEFELRTLLGCFLFSGDEVEKKIKVLSGGEKARVALAKVIVSKANFLLLDEPTNHLDMHSVNLLIDSLNRYEGSLLLVSHDRYFVQKTANKIWEIDENHQIKEFVGHYEEWVDWKNRMAARAAESAAPRKGSGKAAANEPAAKTAAAPAPPPSPAPKVSAPAPKPGGEPIDKEAKKELQKHQRRFEQVEAELAKTNARKAELEAALGSPDVYANAARFQETEKAYKDTVAAIERLNGEYEVVFEKLVELGGA; encoded by the coding sequence ATGCTCGCAGGCTTACAAAACGTAACCTTTGAATTCGGTGCCCGTTTGATTGTAAAAGAGGCCACCTGGCATATCCATCCGGGGGAAAGGATCGGTTTGATCGGGTATAACGGGACAGGCAAGTCTACCCTCTTGAAAGTACTCGTGGGAGAATACAGCCCGTCCAAAGGTGAAGTCATTCGCGGCCGGGGAACCAGCATCGGCTACCTGCACCAGGACCTCCTCAGCTTCGACACCAGTGAATCCGTTTTGAGGGTGGCGATGGGTGCCTTCGAACGCGTCCTCCAACTCGAAAAGGAAATCGAGGAGTTGGGTAAAATATTGGAGCAAAAAGAAGACGAAGCCCTCCTCATGGAGTATTCCGAAAAACTCCACGAGATCGACACGCTGGACGGGTACAACATCCACCACAAGACTGAAGAAGTCCTGCAGGGGCTTGGGTTTAACAACGCCGACCTCGAACGCCCGTATCAAACGTTCAGCGGGGGCTGGCGGATGCGCGTCCTGCTCGCCAAAATGATTCTTCAAAAACCCGATTTGCTCCTTTTGGACGAACCGACCAACCACCTTGACCTCCCGTCCATTGAATGGCTGGAAAAATACCTCGTCCACTACCAGGGCTCCGTCGTGATCATTTCCCACGACCGGTACTTCCTCGACCGCATGGTCACCAAGATCGTCGAGCTCTACCAGCAACAGCTCCATATCTATTCAGGGAATTATTCCTACTATATGGAGGAAAAAGTCCTTCGGACGGAGCTTCAGCAACGCTCCTTCGAAAACCAGCAGGACTATATCCGCCAGCAGGAACGTTTTATCGAGCGATTTAAAGCCAAGGCCTCCAAAGCGGCCGCAGCGCAAAGCGCCATGAAACGCCTCGACAAACTTGACCGTATCGAGGATGTCAAGGTCGAGCGTCCCGACTTGCGCATCAACTTTTCCGTCAACCAACAACCCGGTAAGATCCTGGTCACGCTCAAAGACGTCAGCAAAGCCTTTGGCAATAACGTCATCCTCGAACATACCGACGCCGAGATCAACAGGGGCGACAAGATCGCCCTCATTGGTGCCAATGGACGGGGTAAATCTACCGCCCTGCGCATCATTGCCGGAACGGAACCCTTTACCGGGGAACGCGTCTGGGGCCACAACGTCGTGGAAAGCTTTTACGCCCAGCACCAGCTCGAAGCCCTCGACGTCAACCAGACCGTGCTCGCCGAAATGTTGCACTGCGGCTCGCAAAAGACGGAGTTCGAATTGCGCACCCTACTGGGTTGTTTTCTGTTCAGCGGTGATGAGGTGGAAAAGAAAATCAAGGTCCTGTCCGGCGGCGAAAAAGCCCGCGTCGCGCTGGCCAAAGTCATCGTCAGCAAGGCCAACTTCCTCCTGCTCGACGAACCGACCAACCACCTCGACATGCACTCCGTCAACCTCCTCATCGATTCGTTAAACCGCTACGAAGGCAGCCTCCTCCTCGTCAGCCACGACCGCTATTTCGTCCAAAAGACCGCCAACAAAATCTGGGAAATCGACGAGAACCACCAGATCAAAGAATTCGTCGGTCACTACGAGGAATGGGTGGATTGGAAAAACCGCATGGCGGCCCGCGCCGCGGAGAGTGCTGCGCCCCGCAAGGGCAGTGGCAAAGCCGCGGCGAACGAGCCCGCGGCGAAAACCGCCGCCGCACCGGCCCCACCTCCGTCACCCGCCCCGAAGGTCAGCGCCCCCGCGCCAAAACCTGGGGGTGAGCCCATCGACAAAGAAGCCAAAAAAGAGCTCCAAAAACACCAACGCCGTTTCGAGCAGGTCGAAGCCGAACTGGCGAAAACCAACGCCCGCAAGGCCGAGCTCGAAGCCGCCCTCGGCAGCCCCGACGTATACGCCAACGCCGCCAGGTTCCAGGAGACGGAAAAAGCCTATAAGGACACGGTCGCCGCTATCGAGCGTCTCAACGGCGAATACGAAGTCGTTTTCGAGAAACTTGTGGAACTCGGCGGTGCCTAA
- a CDS encoding DUF3347 domain-containing protein, whose product MRRFVPAVCILLAALACNNKDKEATPPAPKPQPVKEGKYSAAFGQSLDGMMTSYEGLVTAFAKGDTGLIGQNGRVFMTTLDSLHFTDFAVDTLVFQTATSQLSDTRTELKGLLGEATLASRRQELNMVSQDLYDLLRTVRYDRKTLYLTECATALGDDNPGDWISPVGDTTRIMNPYLGAVGCAQIKDSLPEHP is encoded by the coding sequence ATGCGTCGTTTCGTCCCGGCCGTCTGTATCCTGCTTGCCGCCCTGGCCTGTAACAACAAAGACAAGGAAGCCACGCCGCCGGCCCCCAAGCCGCAACCGGTCAAAGAAGGCAAGTATTCCGCCGCTTTCGGACAATCCCTGGACGGGATGATGACGAGCTACGAAGGCCTGGTCACAGCTTTTGCCAAGGGGGATACGGGACTGATCGGCCAAAACGGGCGTGTGTTCATGACAACGCTGGACAGCCTTCATTTTACGGACTTTGCGGTGGATACCCTGGTTTTTCAAACGGCCACCAGCCAGTTGTCGGATACCCGCACCGAGCTAAAAGGGTTGCTCGGTGAAGCTACACTCGCGTCCCGGCGGCAGGAGCTGAATATGGTTTCCCAGGACTTGTACGACCTGTTGCGCACGGTGCGGTATGACCGGAAAACCCTGTACCTGACCGAATGTGCGACTGCCCTGGGGGATGACAATCCGGGGGACTGGATCAGCCCGGTGGGGGATACCACGCGGATCATGAATCCCTATCTGGGGGCTGTGGGGTGTGCGCAGATCAAGGATTCGCTGCCGGAGCACCCGTAA
- a CDS encoding M20/M25/M40 family metallo-hydrolase, producing MRRSLWVLALLLAAGGPALAQETPDPAVVAKIEDQAFNHSQVMNIAFYLTDVSGPRLTNSPGYFRAANWVKNTLTDWGLSNATLEPWGDFGSGWELDKSYLALKAPYYQPIMAYPKAWTASTKGLVSGAVVLVDAKDSLALLNYKGKLKGKIVVFPNDDTLAEPFKADAMRYVDTDLAKMQEPLPERRRGNPDSARMAQFRLRGAFARQQAAFLKDEGALMVLSGNTRGKDGTLFVQSWGGNAQNLPAGLTDMVIPIEDLHRIIRLVKAGIPVELEGEVKSHFTDNKGDKQGYDVVGEIPGTDPQLKDQLVMLGGHLDSWHSSTGATDNAAGSAVMLEAVRILKTLDLHPRRTIRIVLWSGEEQGLFGSRGYVKNHFADPTTMDLKPEQPKVSAYYNLDNGSGRVRGVYLQGNEAVRPIFASWLTPFASLDASTLTIRNTGSTDHVSFDAVGIPAFQFIQDPLEYDTRTHHSTADSYDHLSAEDLKQAAAIVATFVYQTAVRDQELPRKPLPEARPAGARPF from the coding sequence ATGAGAAGATCTTTATGGGTGCTCGCCCTTTTGCTTGCCGCAGGCGGACCCGCCCTTGCGCAGGAAACGCCCGATCCGGCCGTGGTCGCCAAAATTGAAGACCAGGCCTTTAACCACTCACAAGTCATGAACATCGCTTTTTACCTGACGGACGTCAGCGGACCCCGCCTGACCAATTCGCCGGGTTATTTCCGCGCTGCCAACTGGGTAAAAAATACCCTGACGGACTGGGGTCTGTCCAACGCAACCCTCGAACCCTGGGGGGACTTTGGGAGCGGTTGGGAGCTGGATAAATCCTACCTGGCGCTAAAAGCGCCCTACTATCAACCGATCATGGCCTATCCAAAAGCCTGGACCGCTTCCACTAAGGGACTCGTTTCGGGGGCTGTCGTGTTGGTGGACGCAAAGGATTCGCTGGCGTTGTTAAACTATAAAGGGAAGCTGAAGGGAAAAATCGTGGTTTTCCCCAACGACGATACCCTCGCCGAGCCGTTCAAGGCCGATGCCATGCGGTATGTCGATACGGACCTGGCGAAAATGCAGGAGCCTCTGCCGGAGCGCCGCCGTGGGAACCCGGACTCCGCGCGTATGGCGCAGTTCCGCTTGCGCGGCGCCTTTGCCCGCCAGCAGGCTGCCTTCCTGAAAGACGAGGGCGCGCTGATGGTCCTGAGCGGCAACACCCGGGGCAAAGACGGGACGCTTTTTGTCCAGAGTTGGGGCGGGAACGCCCAAAACCTGCCCGCCGGGTTGACCGATATGGTGATTCCCATCGAGGACCTGCACCGCATCATCCGGCTCGTCAAAGCCGGTATCCCGGTTGAACTGGAAGGAGAGGTGAAGAGCCATTTTACCGACAATAAAGGGGATAAGCAGGGATATGACGTGGTAGGGGAGATCCCCGGTACCGATCCGCAGCTCAAAGACCAACTCGTTATGCTCGGCGGCCACCTGGATTCCTGGCACTCCTCCACCGGCGCCACCGATAATGCGGCTGGTTCCGCGGTCATGCTGGAGGCCGTTCGCATCCTGAAGACGCTGGACCTCCACCCCAGGCGGACCATCCGGATCGTGCTGTGGAGCGGGGAAGAACAAGGTCTGTTCGGGTCGAGGGGATACGTCAAAAACCACTTTGCCGACCCCACCACCATGGACCTGAAGCCGGAACAACCAAAGGTGTCCGCCTATTACAACCTGGACAACGGAAGTGGTCGCGTCAGGGGGGTATATCTGCAAGGGAATGAGGCTGTAAGACCTATCTTTGCGTCTTGGCTGACGCCGTTTGCTTCTTTAGATGCGTCGACCCTGACCATCCGCAATACCGGGAGTACCGACCACGTGTCCTTTGACGCCGTGGGGATCCCCGCCTTCCAGTTTATACAGGATCCGCTGGAATATGACACCAGGACCCACCACAGCACCGCAGATTCCTACGATCACCTTTCCGCCGAAGATTTGAAGCAAGCGGCCGCCATCGTGGCGACGTTTGTGTATCAGACGGCGGTGCGCGACCAGGAGCTGCCGCGGAAGCCGCTGCCGGAGGCGCGGCCGGCGGGGGCGAGGCCATTCTAA
- a CDS encoding helix-turn-helix domain-containing protein, translating into MKAPFNRIKGALGDARRKNKDLAEFMGVTPNAVSDWVNNKNQPSIPDLFRIADFLDCEPGELLNSKHKSKAAS; encoded by the coding sequence GTGAAAGCACCATTCAACAGGATCAAAGGCGCCCTTGGCGATGCCAGGAGGAAAAACAAGGACTTAGCGGAATTTATGGGGGTCACGCCCAACGCCGTTTCGGATTGGGTGAACAACAAAAATCAGCCGTCAATCCCTGACCTGTTTCGTATTGCCGATTTTCTGGACTGCGAGCCTGGTGAACTGTTGAATTCAAAGCATAAAAGTAAAGCCGCCTCGTGA